TGGAGGAACTTTCCGACCAGATGGATTAGCATTTGCTTCTCATTCATTTGCACTTGCATCTTCCGATGGCGGTGTATGTCCTTCTACACAAGATAGTAGATTTTGTTAACCACCTCCGCGAGCAActaagattttttttccccctcAAAACACCCTATTGGTGAGGGGTCAGACGGATCATGACTCATGAGGCTGGTGAGCTGCTTCTTATGGAAAAAACTAACTGCTACGTTTTAGACTTCTTTGTAGGGAGGATTAGAATACAGAAACAAAGTTATTTACAGACATTAAGCAATTTCAAgcttaataaaatgatttatagAATGTTTTATcttcaagaaataaagaaagataGAGAACCAGGCATACCTTCACCTTCTGCTGGTGCATAGGGAGACTTGCGGTAACGTGTCTGCTGTTGTGTAGGCTAGGAAACAAATATCCAAAGGAGAAAAATGTCATGACACAGGAaaaagggaagaaacaaaCACATGAAGTGGCTACCCAATTTTCATTATCCACTAGATACCATCTATATACAAGTATTACTTTGTCCAAGTTTGCTACTCAAAAACTGTAAATATCAAAGAGAGTGATGTACAAATATTGAACGctttcattcaattttaaatatcagtAGAATGAAAGAAATTGGTGCATAGCATCATTAATTTCAATGTGATCTCTATAGGTCCAAAATTATAGTATACCCTACCAAAATAGCTACTAACAGTCCAGGAAGAGAACACCTGAAGCTAGAATACACCATGCACAGGCAAAACCAATGAAAATCCCATCCACAGGAATGGGGCACagtattatactagtataagaATAGCAATGGCAAGGAGAACTTCGGGTGGTTGCGAATGAAACGGGAAGCTTCTATTAGTAAAATATCTTGAAGCAAGAACACATCAGATACTAATTGATACCGATGACCCCTTTAAGGGAAAGGCCAAAAGTAATATTGTAAACCAACATGGTGGAGAAGccataataaattcaaaattctcaGCAAATGAATAGATACAATTCATGTGAACTTAACAGGCTACATATATAAAGTAGATCTAGTCACCTGTAACTTTGGCCGGAGAGCCTCAAGTGGTCCTTTAGGCTTCCCTGCACCTTGCTATGACCATAAAACATTGGTGATGCAACGAGATTAACATATCAGTTTCCACTACCACAAGTTACAAAAGCATATATGGTGCGAATTCCATAAACGGCTACCTTTCCCAATGCCCAATCAGCTGAGTCAAAATAGGCCCGTTCATGATCCTGACATCAAATGGGGCAACTTCAGAAAGAAACCTCAGGATAAACGACAAAAGCACGGAAGGAGACATCAGACAATACCTTAGAAATAAGTGGTGGTTTCTTTGGCATCATTCCTCCATATTTTTTCTTGACAACTGCCTCCTGAAAAAGAGGAACACATAAAAGAGCTACTATTACAATATGAATATTGACTGCAATTATCAATATGCAAAAAGAACATGATCTGGACACAACTTCCTGCTGTGCTGTTGGCAGGGACTTTTCAGCATCCTCCATGACAATCTCCCCTTGTTCTCTTTCAGTACCTGACATATCCTTGCCACAACACTGCAC
The Salvia hispanica cultivar TCC Black 2014 unplaced genomic scaffold, UniMelb_Shisp_WGS_1.0 HiC_scaffold_178, whole genome shotgun sequence genome window above contains:
- the LOC125198649 gene encoding uncharacterized protein LOC125198649 yields the protein MSGTEREQGEIVMEDAEKSLPTAQQEEAVVKKKYGGMMPKKPPLISKDHERAYFDSADWALGKQGAGKPKGPLEALRPKLQPTQQQTRYRKSPYAPAEGEEGHTPPSEDASANE